The region GAAACAGCGTCTGAAGCGTACTCAGTTCGCTGCTGTTCAGGGGCGCTGGAGCAGGCCTGGTTTGCCTGAACGCCGGCTGGGCCGGAGGCTCGGCACTTTGCGCGCTGGTGGCAGGAGCCGGGCCAAGAGTGAGAAGCAGAGTGAGAATCAGGACAGGCCGGGTCAGCCGAAAGGCCACCGGTGCGCCAGGCGCTGATGGGTGCATGCCTCATTGTCCCGATGAGCCAGAAGATCTCTGTAACGAACGTTCTGATCGTGTACTGAGCGTCCCGGATTACCCTTTGGGACTGGAAACCTCCGGCGCATGGGAACCCTGCAGTTCTGCCAGGATTCCAGGATCAGGAGCCAAGGATTCCTCCAGGCTCCGCGTGTCGGGACCATGGAGTCCCAGCCATTTTTCAATAAGGCCACCCAGCCGGCTCAGGATTCTTGGACCACTCCACCCGGTGACACAGGCAAAGGCCAGCAGCAGCGCTGGGTCTGGCGCCGGAGAAACGGCCGCGCTGAGCAAGGCGCTGACGCTCAGGGCCGCGATGCCCGCAGCAGTGGCCTGAGCCAGGGCGAGGCGCAGGGGCGGGGCTTTGGGACGCGCAAGCTGACGGGTGAGCTGAGTCAGACTGCCTGCCAGAAAGGTTGCAGCCAGAAGGGGCGCCAGGGCAATCAGAGCGGAGGCAAAGGATACGGAAGAGGACATGGCCAACCTCCTGAGACCGTACAGGACGGCAAAAGAATCGACTCTGTTGTGAACGTAACTGGCCTCTACTTTATATGTCTACAGACATAAATTCAAGCAGGCTGAATTCCAATCTTTGGACTCAGGATGTCTACACTGGCTCTATGTCCCCTGAGTCCGGTGCTGTGTCTCCTGATGAGCTGTCCAGCGCTGTAGCCGACTGGTTGCGCGAACGCAGGGCGGCTCTGGGTCTGCAGCAGGCAGACATCAGCGCCCGTACAGCCAGTCTCAGCGGAGAGACCGGCCGGGTGACACAGCCGTACCTCAGCCGCCTGGAGAGAGGGACACGGCTGCTGTCGTCACTGACGCCCGCGCGTCAGGACGCGCTGCGCCGAGCCCTGGAGCTTACAGCCAGCGAATGGATTGCCCGGACCGGGCTGCCCCTGCTGACTCCTGTGCCAGGCGAGGACGTTCTGGGAACCCTGGAACTCGTGCGCGTTCCGGTCCGGGCTCTGGCCACCGCCGGACTGCCCCTCACCGAGGACTTCGAAAGTATCATCGACCACGAGCTCGTGCCGCTGCGCGACCACCGACCCGGCATGCTGGTGCTGGAAGTGCAGGGTGATTCCATGACCACCGACGGCGGCGCAGGCGGCATCCGGTCAGGAGACCGCATCTATGTGGACGCTGGAGACCTTGATCTGCGCGAGGGCCGCGTCTATGTGCTGCACGTCCCCGGGCTGGGGCTGACCGTCAAACGGCTGCGCCGATACGGCCGGGAGCTGTGGCTGACCAGCGACAACCCGGATCATCCCCCGGTGCGGCCCGAGGAAGCCACCACAGTGGGCCGGGTGTACTACCACCAGCCACGCGGCCATCGCCTCTAGGCCCGTAAGCGCCCGGTATAACAGAAGCAAGATGAGTGAGCCGCTGACCACCGTGTTTGTCTACGGAACCCTGATGCCTGGCGAGCGCAATGCTCATGTGGCCGCGCGGGGCGGGCCCTTTGTGGCCCGCCCGGCTGCGCTGCCCGGATATCGCCTGCTGCACCTTGACCCGGAGGCCTATCCCGCGCTGCAGCCGGGAGAGCCCGGCGAACAGGTCGCGGGTTACGCCCTGACCTACGAACCGGATGCCTGGGCAGCAGCCCTGCCTTTTCTGGACGCTCTGGAAGGCCTCGATGAGGAGCCGCCGCTCTACACACGCGAGCGGGTGCAGCTCCGGCTGCAGGGCGGCCAGACGCAGCCGGCCTGGGTCTACGTCTATGCCCGCACCGAGCGCCTCCAGGGTCCAGGCGTAACTCATCTGCCGGAGGGCCGCTGGACGGTGCTGGACAAACGTACGCGGCCTCATCCCGATCACCGATAACAAACAAAACCGCCGCCCGGTACCGGGCGGCGGAAGGGTTGCCGGAGTTCAGCGAACGATGCGCTGGCCGCGGCGGATCTTGAGCTGATCGGTCAGAGCAATGTACTCGTCGTAGTTCTTGCGCTCGAGGTACTTGAGCAGACGGCGACGCTGGCCGTTCAGAAGCTGCAGGCCCCGCTGACCGTGCTTGTCCTTCTTGTTGGCGGTCAGGTGAACCGACAGGTTGTTGATGCGCTCGGTCAGCAGTGCGATCTGAACTGCGGTGCTGCCGGTATCGTTGGCGCTCTTGGCGTGGGCCTGGATGGTCTGTTGTTTGTCGATCATGGAAAAACCTCTGGTGTTATGAAGTCCCGCGCGCAGCAGCCGGGCAAACAAGGGCCCACCGCTCGCGGCGGCAAACGTGAGCATACCACGCGGAAGACTGGAATCAAGAGGCGCGAAGTAGCCGTCTGCCTTGACAAGGACAAAGGTGACCCCTAGTATTGCTTTCGCCTCTCAGACAAGTGTGCTCGGGTGGCGGAATTGGTAGACGCGCACGTTTGAGGGGCGTGTGGGTAACCGTGTGGGTTCAAGTCCCATCCCGAGCACCAGACAAATGCCGGACGTCCTAGTGACGCCGGCATTTTCCATTGTGTGTCCTGAGGCTGTCATAGGCAGCGCATGTGCTATCTTCTGCAACGCATTGCTGGCGTAACGCAGCGTGAACGCCTGAACCTGGTCAGGGCCGGAAGGCAGCAGCCATAAGGGATGATTCGCGGGTGCCGTTGCTCACCGGCAATGCTTTTTTGTTGCCTGCATCGGCTGTAGAGCTTATCGGGTCAGGCGCTGCAGTTCAGACTGTGAGGCCAGCCGCCGGGCCTCGCGCACCTCGCGCTCGCTCCATAAATAACCGTCGGGACCAGCCCGTTCGCCAAGGTGATGCCACAAGGCAGGAAGGAATTTGGGGTCCCTGGCGAAGGCAGCCGGCCATCTCGGAACAGTCATGAAGAGCTGAGGGGTCATGCCGACACTGTGCTCCTTCACTGTGCGCCTGCTATATCACCGGGACATCTGGCAGGCGTCAGCGGCGGGTCAGGCTTGGTATTCGTTCCTGGTTTTAACTCAGAAAAAATCAGGATGGACAGGAACAACTTTTCTGGACAGTTCCTCAGAGGACACTGCTGCGTTCCAGTAGACAGCCTTCCTGGCAAGGGGCACTTTCGGGAGGGCTGGTCAGATGGTCTTGGGTTGCAGTACCAGGGCCTGCACTTCCCTGACCACAGCCAGCTCGCGCAGCTGTTCGGCGTCAAGGTCACCGGCTTTGGCCAGCGTTTCTGCCTTCTTGCGGTCTACGGTCGCAACTTCCAGTGCTGCTGCGTCTCCAAAGGCTTCGCGGAAGCGGTCCATGGGATATTCCACGCGGCGCGAAACCTTGAGGGTGGCCCGGTACAACTCGGTCTCGGCCTGGGCTCCCGACA is a window of Deinococcus deserti VCD115 DNA encoding:
- a CDS encoding XRE family transcriptional regulator; translation: MSPESGAVSPDELSSAVADWLRERRAALGLQQADISARTASLSGETGRVTQPYLSRLERGTRLLSSLTPARQDALRRALELTASEWIARTGLPLLTPVPGEDVLGTLELVRVPVRALATAGLPLTEDFESIIDHELVPLRDHRPGMLVLEVQGDSMTTDGGAGGIRSGDRIYVDAGDLDLREGRVYVLHVPGLGLTVKRLRRYGRELWLTSDNPDHPPVRPEEATTVGRVYYHQPRGHRL
- a CDS encoding gamma-glutamylcyclotransferase family protein, producing the protein MSEPLTTVFVYGTLMPGERNAHVAARGGPFVARPAALPGYRLLHLDPEAYPALQPGEPGEQVAGYALTYEPDAWAAALPFLDALEGLDEEPPLYTRERVQLRLQGGQTQPAWVYVYARTERLQGPGVTHLPEGRWTVLDKRTRPHPDHR
- the rpsO gene encoding 30S ribosomal protein S15 → MIDKQQTIQAHAKSANDTGSTAVQIALLTERINNLSVHLTANKKDKHGQRGLQLLNGQRRRLLKYLERKNYDEYIALTDQLKIRRGQRIVR